GGATACTTCATTTATGCTTGTTTTTGGAATAATTCAAATGGTAGCATCACAAATACCAAATTTTCATGACATGGAATGGCTCTCAATCCTTGCGGCAATCATGTCCTTTGCATACTCCTTTATAGGATTTGGTCTTGGCTTTGCAAAAGTAATAGGTATATAATTTTTggctttcaatttattttttttcgcgttggtttattttttaaaaaatattttatgaaaaatattttcaatattttctgACAtttatactaattaataaaattggtcaatataaaatattaagatttcttaattaaaagaaaaattaaatgattttaagaaaattaattttatttcttttaaagagAAAGTCATTTTCCagattttaagattttattacattattttatataaatttattaatatcttttatttttaatataattaaaaaataaaaaattaattttcttaaaaattatttacgcATGCTGATGAAagggtatttttaaaattcacttTTGCAATTACAGAAAATGGAAGGGTTGAAGGAAGCATTAGTGGAGTCCCAACTGTTGATGTTGGTGATAAACTATGGTTAGTTTTTGAAGCACTAGGGGATATTGCATTTGCCTATCCATACTCAACTATTCTTCTTGAGATTCAGGTTTTGCTTCTTTATTTGAAACTTGAGATATTGTCTAATTAATgggtaatttataaatttaataaaacttaCAGTTTAGTTTCtactattttcaaaataaataataaatttaatttttaaacttttattctattaataaagtaattttttcaattaaaattactgTTGCTACAATAAAGtctttcaaaattcattttttataacagtttaatcactttaattttaataatttaaaataatttagcccttataatttaatatttataataatttagtctttttaatttaaattaatttttttcaattttattaataaaatacaaaTTCATAGgctaaattatttactattaaaaaaaatagaaactaaattgtaaattttactaaatttcaGGGACTATACTATAAATTATCCCTAATTAATAAACTATTTGGCGATAAATGTaacctaaaaattaaatttccaaATGAAGGATACATTGAAATCACCTCCAGCAGAGAACAAGACCATGAAGAAGGCCTCAAGGGCTGCAATATTTATAACCACATTTTTTTACCTTTGCTGTGGATGCTTTGGATATGCAGCCTTTGGCAATCAAACTCCTGGAAATCTATTGTCAGGGTTTGGATTTTATGAGCCTTATTGGCTTATTGActttgcaaatgcttgtgttgTTCTTCATTTGGTGGGAGGATACCAGGTATATATTACCATTTTCTTGTCAGCTTTTTCAGCTTATTTTGTTAGCAGAACTTTTTtagtagaaattttttttataaaattgagagactaattaatgagttttcatACTGTATGAATTAAATAGAAAATGCTTAACACTAAAATTAGCAgaatgactaattaataaactttttaaaattttagagacaattaaaatatatttttcaaaatcgaaaAATCAGTCaatgagtttctccatatcacAATAATTAGAtagtaaatttcatttttagaaTTGAGTAATTGTTTGGCTGTGGATATTGAAATTCTGAGATGTTCTACATCTCAGATATTTAGTCAGCCAGTATTTGCATTGGTGGAAGGCTGGCTAGCTAACAGATACCCAAGAAGCTGGTTTGTGAATAAACCTTACACATTGAAACTTCCTCTGTTTCCTCCTCTTCATGTGAATCCTTTGAGGCTATGTTTCAGAACTGCATATGTTGCTTCAACAACTACTATAGCAATGGCCTTCCCTTACTTCAACCAAGTTTTAGGAGTGCTTGGTGCATTGAACTTTTGGCCTTTGGCTATTTATTTTCCAGTGGAAATGTATTTTGTACAGAAAAATATAGGAGCTTGGACAAGAAAATGGATTGTTCTTAAGATGTTTAGCTTGCTTTGCTTTCTTTTCACAATTATGGGATTAATTGGTTCAATTCAAGGTCTTATAAAAGCCAGATTTAGCTAAGAGGCTTTCTCTGTATATTACTGTATTTATTTTAGTCAAATACTAGTAAGTTCTTACCTATGTTTCTATGTAAGATTATAAGAAAATGTATCATGTTTTCTTTTGAACTGTTTAAAAACTTGCTTCATGCCTTTAATTAGGTGACAATGAGTAGAATTAGTAACCGCCTAAACTAAAAAGCTTGAAACAAATGGCTCAGTAACAATTTATTTTACGTTCACTTTATTGGTTTCAGACAAGAATAATAGAAGTATAGTAAAATCTccaaaatctttaaattttattagtctaGTTAAAATTGCTAGAGCCTATTCTCTCGAAGGggtaacttaattttaaaagatagtaTTATGATAAATTGGATTAAGAGTCTATTTTAGATCTTGAAAAACATGTTTTGAATGTGGGACTTATTGTAGTGGATTTTAGTGAATTTAAGTTATTTTTGCTGGTATCTTATTGTACGATGATTTGGTTCTTTGAGCTGGATAACTAAATTTCAATTGGTTGAAGATAGGgctatttttgaaaatttaaaattttatatttgaggATAAGCAATGTGCAAGTGAGGGGGATTTTGATGAGTTGTTAAACTCACAATTCTTTTAATGttaatttctatgattgttaTGTTCTtgatagtaaaaaataaaattttacttcaattttaattttgatcagGTTTGGATCTGAATGTGTTAAAATGAATCAGTAAAAATTGTTTTAGAGCTGTTTTGGACTGAAATGTTCTGTCTTACCCAAGACTATAACCTAAGCTCGACAGACAGTAGAGATTCAATTTTAACAGTGGTAcataattcaaaatatttcaagaTAATAATAAATGCGATCAGAtcaagaattaaaataataacagtagaagattttttatttattttcttccttttaaatttgaatattttcttttattttttaattaaaaaaaaaattatataaagggTTATTTTAGGAGTAGGAATATATctcatatctttttttttatctcgtaatttttaaagtattttaagcTGAACAAAACTCTTCTTCTTTATATTTTTCTGCATTTTGTAACGGCTCTTAATAGTTAAATTTCTCTAtcaattaaaagttaatttagATAAGGTTTTTATCTGACTGTAAGATTCaatctcattttcttttcatcttaaatttttattctaattctttttctattctccgttattaattttttaaatatttaagagaattattaaatattttaattagataacatattattaattaactcaattaaatatgtaattatttaatttaattaatataaatagtaattaacgtatctattatattaaaaaattaaatgatttaatttaaataattcgcttgtaattattaattaaaattcaattttttttctaatacaattaattaattaaatttatatattttttgtgattattaatttattaaaaattaatttaacacttttaaattaatttaatattaaataaaaattgatgaaTTCACTTGTTTacacactttaaaacattaggtGAATTATTTTTAGAACTAATTATcgatgataaattttttaacttgAATTATTTTCTACTGAATTCTTAATATGAATTGTTTCATTTCACTATTccatcattatttattatttttttaaaatttttttattcttaatattaattatttatttcactatttcatcattatttattattttttatcttaaattttttattttaactaaaattttcaattgaaaatttttttctcttttcatttcgaatttcctttttttttttggcatttaaaataaatagatttataaatctgttatatttaatttgattaatactTTTATAGTAAGATTCATATAAGCAAGTCAGCTAAAGGTTCCCTCCTTTTCTAGCAAACAAACACACCCCTAAAAGAAAATTAAGCTACCTACCCATAACTAACTAAAACGTCGTTATCAGTGACATAATCTCAAGTTGAAAAATCAAGTTAAAAACCTACAACAAGAAACCATAATTGGaatccatctctctctctctctctctctctctctctgtgaaaGCTCCAAATTGCTTCATGGCCATGGGAGAGGAAGAAGAGCCACAAGAGACGCCATTGTTGCGCACGCAGCCTGCAGAAACTAGCCTCAAAAGAACTGGTTTGTCTTCTCCACTCTTCAATTTCTTTCCTTCTTGAATAATCTGGATACTCTTCGTTTCCATTGAAAATAGCTTCAAGATTCAATTTCTCTAGCTATACTTTTGAATTATTAAGAGTAAGACGCAATCATCTCAGTTTCTCAATTTCATTCATATAGATTATGcagaaattaaaatatgtataatCGACCAaccaagattaaaaaaaaaaaaagattaattttcAATCTAATTAAGGTCAA
The Manihot esculenta cultivar AM560-2 chromosome 1, M.esculenta_v8, whole genome shotgun sequence genome window above contains:
- the LOC110623976 gene encoding probable amino acid permease 7 isoform X3, which encodes MDGNGTCNSRSHRSRRIITCVEHGSTRVDCRFPDPESGPNRNRSFMEAVGFYLGKRSQQVCGIFAQESFYGCGIAYTITAATSVRAIQRSNCYHREGHDAVCKYGDTSFMLVFGIIQMVASQIPNFHDMEWLSILAAIMSFAYSFIGFGLGFAKVIENGRVEGSISGVPTVDVGDKLWLVFEALGDIAFAYPYSTILLEIQDTLKSPPAENKTMKKASRAAIFITTFFYLCCGCFGYAAFGNQTPGNLLSGFGFYEPYWLIDFANACVVLHLVGGYQIFSQPVFALVEGWLANRYPRSWFVNKPYTLKLPLFPPLHVNPLRLCFRTAYVASTTTIAMAFPYFNQVLGVLGALNFWPLAIYFPVEMYFVQKNIGAWTRKWIVLKMFSLLCFLFTIMGLIGSIQGLIKARFS
- the LOC110623976 gene encoding probable amino acid permease 7 isoform X2, coding for MWLVRMKQSLRYRDGAWLVVCQLTSQDNMDGNGTCNSRSHRSRRIITCVEHGSTRVDCRFPDPESGPNRNRSFMEAVGFYLGKRSQQVCGIFAQESFYGCGIAYTITAATSVRAIQRSNCYHREGHDAVCKYGDTSFMLVFGIIQMVASQIPNFHDMEWLSILAAIMSFAYSFIGFGLGFAKVIENGRVEGSISGVPTVDVGDKLWLVFEALGDIAFAYPYSTILLEIQDTLKSPPAENKTMKKASRAAIFITTFFYLCCGCFGYAAFGNQTPGNLLSGFGFYEPYWLIDFANACVVLHLVGGYQIFSQPVFALVEGWLANRYPRSWFVNKPYTLKLPLFPPLHVNPLRLCFRTAYVASTTTIAMAFPYFNQVLGVLGALNFWPLAIYFPVEMYFVQKNIGAWTRKWIVLKMFSLLCFLFTIMGLIGSIQGLIKARFS
- the LOC110623976 gene encoding probable amino acid permease 7 isoform X4; translation: MGGEAQESPLLRSVSSSDESSGQALKRTGTIWTATAHVIAGVIGAGVLSLAWSMAQLGWIAGPLAMIVFASVTLVSAHLICDCYRFPDPESGPNRNRSFMEAVGFYLGKRSQQVCGIFAQESFYGCGIAYTITAATSVRAIQRSNCYHREGHDAVCKYGDTSFMLVFGIIQMVASQIPNFHDMEWLSILAAIMSFAYSFIGFGLGFAKVIENGRVEGSISGVPTVDVGDKLWLVFEALGDIAFAYPYSTILLEIQIFSQPVFALVEGWLANRYPRSWFVNKPYTLKLPLFPPLHVNPLRLCFRTAYVASTTTIAMAFPYFNQVLGVLGALNFWPLAIYFPVEMYFVQKNIGAWTRKWIVLKMFSLLCFLFTIMGLIGSIQGLIKARFS
- the LOC110623976 gene encoding probable amino acid permease 7 isoform X1; protein product: MGGEAQESPLLRSVSSSDESSGQALKRTGTIWTATAHVIAGVIGAGVLSLAWSMAQLGWIAGPLAMIVFASVTLVSAHLICDCYRFPDPESGPNRNRSFMEAVGFYLGKRSQQVCGIFAQESFYGCGIAYTITAATSVRAIQRSNCYHREGHDAVCKYGDTSFMLVFGIIQMVASQIPNFHDMEWLSILAAIMSFAYSFIGFGLGFAKVIENGRVEGSISGVPTVDVGDKLWLVFEALGDIAFAYPYSTILLEIQDTLKSPPAENKTMKKASRAAIFITTFFYLCCGCFGYAAFGNQTPGNLLSGFGFYEPYWLIDFANACVVLHLVGGYQIFSQPVFALVEGWLANRYPRSWFVNKPYTLKLPLFPPLHVNPLRLCFRTAYVASTTTIAMAFPYFNQVLGVLGALNFWPLAIYFPVEMYFVQKNIGAWTRKWIVLKMFSLLCFLFTIMGLIGSIQGLIKARFS